One part of the Mariniblastus fucicola genome encodes these proteins:
- a CDS encoding alpha-L-arabinofuranosidase C-terminal domain-containing protein, with protein MFKPTKTRTTILRLAKVRLTAKNSHAVWRRLPAVAFLGLVAKDGSVHLSLINTNPKTMQTIGLTIVGVDASKVSGRALAGASMDAHNRFDAPEKVSPVPAKIEVAGERIGITLPPASVTTIEVEK; from the coding sequence ATGTTCAAACCGACGAAAACCAGAACGACGATCCTCAGGCTGGCGAAGGTCAGACTGACAGCGAAGAATAGTCACGCGGTATGGCGACGGCTTCCGGCCGTCGCCTTTTTGGGTTTGGTTGCAAAAGACGGTAGCGTGCATCTTTCGCTGATCAACACGAATCCGAAGACGATGCAAACGATCGGGCTGACGATTGTTGGAGTTGATGCGTCAAAGGTCAGCGGACGTGCGCTGGCCGGAGCGTCAATGGATGCTCACAACAGGTTTGATGCCCCGGAAAAGGTGAGCCCTGTGCCGGCAAAGATCGAAGTCGCGGGAGAGCGGATTGGCATCACGCTTCCACCTGCGAGCGTGACAACGATTGAAGTGGAAAAGTAG
- a CDS encoding M56 family metallopeptidase, which yields MSLSITALLLATGFASIAIALFALFAAQLLTSLPLRHETLRVGLVLSLLVPIPFVVGNVLDIGLLPNAIPASTELSEAKPVDVPAPAGYSDSTFEFTDTNFAIPGFEQSRMEPGTDDLRSSTVSVPRAAVVKPLHQPEYFVPTWPQLLIGVWLFGTVLCIGRYLWKAFQLRKLTSNFTLPVETNLLEEVETIANRLGLRRVPGLICCPAVKSPVIVGLRSPSLLVPENFSKVFDEESRRQILTHELAHVKRRDHWTLLVQSMAHCIYWWNPLVRVISRKLAVTREMLCDDIAVKLEGRWRKYAETMLLMAEQAVDNQPGSLSLAMAAGDLESRLSRVLELEGRVPGTRIRPLLAATIAIPFLLLFSSFAFAQFASPTLQETGNAESIVAKTETTKAEPTKNESTTYGSAENAMAEVSGVTAPDPVVVVDPSNDIPEFNPRKVPSRKYKVRFIDASSNPLPNAKAEFHEGRLAAGKFTADEKGEAKFIVGDTFQQRYSALKVTSPDGKLGAIFAMNEVVRDKPESFEVKLVPLAERTVKVIDNSRGSIANATIAIGFGRPIFGFQIMGNTDKEGMYSFRAPVESSISNVFAYKEGYGVDYLSCEKPDDRRNQPNVLPKPFLANETRTLILEPPAPFVTLVVDENGEPVEDAIVRPWLLENGEQAQFNLSLVNDLIQRKTDASGRATIDWFPRWQKAPVTISPSKANHDRSNGTWEPGQSEVRITMEKIKMTRISGVLLDQAGNPVPGCQVRCDGREYYEGVNGCFTDEEGKFWFNAKAGGELVIFVGEDGFYFSDKRRVSDFVRVTVPEPDQPVDDLVVRLVDPVPVTVRMVNEASGKLVASHRSAMFRNAMTGEQYRQNCELDPDWRFDSVRHRRDGPWRNVPTISFIPSIQKHEGELKGWLAPGIYTLRPNDRDYYGTSFVVDREPVTIEIPTKTGAVSTLKGWVRVDGVPVENAEIVMTSKKFHGDRWTATSNEDGSYEVQMRENESLLVCFSSDRKHAVGLVADMFGKRFDLNLKRVCEIRGKLVGQNDQGLGNRRVYFGTEIYAASYVGFVMTDDDGTFVIKEVCPGLKLDIFIYERSGQRKFLAKLPTLTSGEKRDVGIVRQ from the coding sequence ATGAGTCTCTCAATCACAGCATTGCTGCTGGCCACCGGATTTGCTTCGATCGCTATCGCGTTGTTTGCTCTGTTTGCGGCACAGCTTTTAACCTCGCTCCCACTGCGGCATGAAACCCTGAGAGTTGGGTTGGTGCTGTCGCTGCTGGTGCCGATTCCATTCGTCGTGGGAAACGTTCTGGACATTGGGCTGTTGCCGAATGCGATCCCTGCATCGACAGAACTGTCTGAAGCAAAACCCGTCGACGTCCCAGCGCCTGCAGGATATTCAGATTCGACTTTCGAATTCACCGATACAAATTTTGCCATCCCGGGATTTGAGCAATCGCGAATGGAACCCGGAACAGATGACCTTCGATCGTCAACCGTTTCTGTGCCGCGGGCTGCCGTTGTTAAACCGCTGCACCAACCAGAATATTTCGTGCCAACCTGGCCGCAGTTGCTGATTGGTGTCTGGCTGTTCGGCACGGTGCTATGTATTGGCCGCTACCTTTGGAAGGCATTCCAGTTGCGAAAGCTGACCAGCAATTTCACGTTGCCGGTCGAAACGAACCTTCTTGAAGAAGTCGAAACGATCGCAAACAGGTTGGGGCTTCGGCGGGTACCCGGTCTGATCTGTTGTCCTGCCGTCAAATCGCCGGTGATCGTTGGCCTGCGTTCACCTTCGCTGCTCGTTCCGGAAAACTTTTCAAAAGTGTTTGACGAAGAAAGTCGGCGACAGATCTTGACTCATGAGTTGGCACACGTGAAACGACGGGACCATTGGACGTTGTTGGTTCAGTCAATGGCGCATTGCATCTACTGGTGGAATCCGCTGGTCAGAGTGATTTCGCGAAAGTTGGCGGTAACGCGTGAAATGCTCTGCGATGACATCGCCGTCAAACTTGAAGGGCGCTGGCGCAAGTACGCGGAAACCATGCTTTTGATGGCGGAACAGGCTGTTGACAACCAGCCAGGTTCACTGTCTCTGGCGATGGCGGCAGGCGATCTGGAAAGTCGATTGAGTCGCGTGTTGGAGTTGGAAGGAAGGGTTCCCGGAACCAGGATTCGTCCGCTGCTCGCAGCGACGATTGCGATCCCATTCTTGTTGCTTTTCTCAAGTTTTGCTTTTGCTCAGTTCGCCAGTCCGACCCTGCAGGAAACAGGGAACGCGGAATCGATCGTGGCAAAAACTGAAACGACTAAAGCCGAGCCAACCAAAAACGAGTCGACCACATACGGATCAGCCGAGAATGCGATGGCTGAAGTTTCTGGCGTTACTGCGCCCGATCCAGTCGTCGTTGTTGACCCATCCAACGACATTCCCGAGTTCAATCCTCGCAAAGTCCCTTCTCGAAAGTACAAAGTTCGCTTTATTGATGCTTCGAGCAACCCACTGCCGAATGCTAAAGCCGAATTTCACGAAGGCAGGTTGGCCGCGGGTAAGTTTACTGCTGACGAAAAGGGAGAGGCGAAGTTCATTGTTGGCGACACATTTCAGCAGCGATATTCTGCCCTGAAAGTCACGTCACCGGACGGTAAATTGGGCGCGATCTTCGCCATGAACGAAGTGGTTCGGGACAAGCCGGAATCGTTCGAAGTCAAGCTGGTGCCTTTGGCCGAACGCACGGTTAAAGTGATCGACAACAGCCGCGGCTCCATTGCGAACGCTACGATTGCAATCGGGTTTGGTCGGCCAATATTTGGTTTCCAAATTATGGGAAACACCGACAAAGAGGGAATGTACAGTTTCCGAGCTCCAGTGGAATCGAGCATCTCCAACGTCTTCGCGTACAAAGAAGGCTATGGCGTCGACTACCTTTCCTGTGAAAAACCCGACGATCGAAGAAACCAACCAAATGTTTTGCCAAAGCCATTTTTGGCGAACGAAACGCGTACACTCATATTGGAGCCGCCTGCGCCATTCGTTACTTTGGTGGTCGATGAGAACGGGGAACCTGTCGAAGATGCGATCGTGAGACCGTGGCTCCTCGAGAATGGTGAGCAGGCACAGTTCAATCTCTCCCTGGTCAACGATCTGATCCAACGAAAAACCGATGCCTCCGGGCGAGCGACCATCGACTGGTTTCCTCGCTGGCAGAAAGCTCCGGTTACGATTTCGCCTTCCAAAGCGAATCATGATCGCTCAAACGGAACATGGGAGCCCGGCCAATCCGAAGTAAGAATTACAATGGAGAAGATAAAGATGACCCGGATTTCGGGTGTACTTCTTGATCAAGCCGGGAATCCCGTCCCTGGTTGCCAGGTTCGTTGTGACGGACGCGAATATTATGAAGGGGTCAATGGTTGCTTTACCGACGAGGAAGGAAAGTTTTGGTTCAATGCCAAAGCTGGCGGTGAGCTGGTCATTTTCGTTGGCGAAGACGGTTTCTACTTTTCGGACAAACGGAGAGTTTCCGATTTTGTGCGGGTGACGGTTCCTGAACCTGATCAGCCTGTGGACGACCTAGTGGTGCGATTGGTTGATCCGGTTCCTGTTACCGTTCGCATGGTCAACGAGGCGTCGGGGAAACTGGTTGCCAGCCATCGATCGGCAATGTTTCGCAACGCCATGACTGGAGAGCAGTATCGACAGAACTGTGAACTCGATCCGGACTGGCGATTTGACTCGGTCAGGCATCGCAGGGATGGTCCATGGCGAAACGTCCCCACAATATCGTTCATCCCGTCAATTCAGAAACACGAGGGTGAGCTAAAGGGGTGGTTGGCTCCTGGCATCTACACGCTACGTCCTAATGACCGCGACTACTACGGTACGAGTTTCGTCGTTGATCGTGAGCCGGTCACGATCGAAATCCCGACGAAGACTGGAGCCGTTTCAACCTTGAAAGGTTGGGTTCGTGTTGACGGAGTTCCAGTGGAGAACGCAGAGATCGTGATGACATCGAAAAAGTTTCATGGCGATCGCTGGACGGCAACTTCCAATGAAGATGGCAGCTATGAAGTTCAGATGCGCGAAAACGAGTCGCTACTGGTTTGCTTCAGTTCCGACCGGAAACACGCCGTCGGCCTGGTTGCCGACATGTTCGGAAAACGATTTGACCTGAATCTGAAACGTGTTTGTGAAATCAGGGGAAAACTGGTTGGCCAAAACGATCAGGGTTTAGGCAACCGGCGCGTTTACTTTGGGACGGAAATCTACGCGGCCAGTTACGTCGGCTTTGTAATGACGGACGACGACGGCACTTTTGTCATCAAGGAAGTATGTCCCGGTCTCAAGCTTGACATTTTTATCTACGAAAGGAGTGGTCAACGCAAATTCCTTGCGAAACTGCCAACGTTGACTTCCGGTGAAAAGCGGGACGTCGGGATTGTTCGGCAATAA
- the gyrA gene encoding DNA gyrase subunit A: MSTDLPENDDNDNEIDNGDNGLERGLTELPIEDELKSSYLTYAMSVIVSRALPDVRDGLKPSQRRILVAMNDLNLTPGAARVKCAKISGDTSGNYHPHGESIVYPTLVRMAQEWNMRHILVDKQGNFGSIAGLPPAAMRYTEARMSSFASMMMEDLKLDTVDYTPTYDERRMEPTVLPSKFPNLLVNGSSGIAVSMATSIPPHNLGEVCDALAMVLDNPECSIHEIMTVLPGPDFPTGGIICGRAGILKAYHTGRSSIPVRAKCEIEEYKKGNRTRQRITVSELPFQQTRDNVVEKIANLVKTGRVKGISEIKDLSDLKEPVKLWVEIKSDADPEVVLNQLYQFSPLQTSFSMNFMALVDGKPQELTIKDFLREFIRHRINVIRRRTEFLLNRARRQKHVLEGLLLALADIDQIIKIIRQSKTQAEAKKGLMGIECPASMLERALGEPGFKVFQDERGESDIYNLTAVQADAILKMTLGQLVNLEQEKLQGQHGKLLEEITEYLRILSDEANIRAIIKDDLLEIRNKFADDRRTLLSTEEIGNIDLEELIEEENMVVSISHRGYIKRTPVSTYKIQGRGGTGLKGASTDEEDPIEHVFAASTHDYLLFFTSKGQVHWLKVHQLPQLSRESRGRAIVNLISLDKDETVAACRAIRDFTAENHYLMMCTSKGLVKKTELSKYGRPRAGGIIAIKLRDDDKLIDAIVTRKDDEILLCTTDGMAIRFSESDARPMGRNTSGVKGISLSDGDEVVGMRVADPTATLLTTCAKGYGKRTPFGPNIGDLTDDGDEASSSARYRTQKRGGKGLRDIKTTERNGKVIGISSVNDDDELLLMTAKGKIQRIKCSEISTIGRNTQGVRIMRLKDDDTLATIVRVPRDELENEDGVVEGQVVAGADAASPSAETATPETDAPQADVQTDENQNDDPQAGEGQTDSEE; the protein is encoded by the coding sequence TTGTCTACTGACCTGCCCGAAAACGACGATAACGACAACGAAATTGATAACGGCGACAACGGTCTCGAGCGAGGCCTGACGGAATTGCCGATCGAGGACGAGCTCAAGAGTAGCTATCTGACGTATGCGATGAGCGTCATCGTTTCGCGTGCGTTGCCAGACGTTCGCGATGGTCTCAAGCCCTCGCAGCGCCGAATCCTGGTCGCGATGAACGACTTGAACCTGACGCCAGGAGCGGCGCGGGTCAAGTGTGCGAAGATTTCGGGTGACACCAGTGGTAATTATCACCCACACGGTGAAAGTATCGTTTATCCGACGCTCGTGCGCATGGCCCAGGAATGGAACATGCGTCACATTCTGGTCGACAAGCAGGGTAACTTTGGGTCGATCGCCGGACTTCCTCCTGCCGCGATGCGATATACCGAAGCTCGCATGTCGAGCTTCGCGTCGATGATGATGGAGGATCTGAAGCTCGACACGGTCGACTACACGCCGACGTACGATGAACGACGGATGGAGCCTACCGTTTTGCCGAGCAAGTTTCCGAACTTGCTGGTCAACGGATCGAGCGGGATCGCGGTCTCGATGGCGACTTCGATTCCTCCGCACAATTTGGGCGAAGTCTGCGACGCGTTGGCGATGGTTTTGGACAACCCGGAGTGTTCGATTCACGAAATCATGACGGTGCTGCCCGGACCGGACTTCCCAACCGGAGGCATCATCTGCGGTCGAGCTGGAATTCTCAAAGCCTACCACACCGGCCGTAGCTCGATTCCTGTCCGCGCCAAATGCGAGATTGAGGAATACAAAAAAGGCAATCGCACGCGACAGCGAATTACCGTTTCTGAGCTACCGTTTCAGCAGACGCGCGACAACGTCGTTGAAAAGATTGCCAACTTGGTGAAAACCGGTCGCGTCAAAGGCATCTCGGAGATCAAAGACCTCAGTGACTTGAAAGAACCGGTCAAGCTGTGGGTGGAAATCAAGTCGGATGCTGATCCGGAAGTCGTGCTGAATCAGCTCTATCAGTTTTCGCCGCTGCAGACTTCGTTCTCGATGAACTTCATGGCGTTGGTCGACGGGAAACCGCAAGAGCTGACGATCAAGGATTTCCTTCGCGAGTTCATTCGTCATCGTATCAACGTGATCCGTCGCCGGACAGAATTTTTGCTCAATCGTGCGCGGCGACAGAAGCACGTTTTGGAAGGCTTGCTGCTCGCATTGGCGGACATCGATCAGATCATCAAGATCATTCGCCAATCGAAAACTCAGGCGGAAGCCAAGAAAGGCTTGATGGGGATCGAGTGTCCGGCATCGATGCTCGAGCGGGCGCTTGGCGAACCGGGCTTCAAGGTCTTTCAGGATGAGCGCGGCGAATCGGACATCTATAACCTGACGGCAGTTCAGGCAGATGCGATTCTGAAAATGACGCTGGGCCAACTGGTGAATCTGGAGCAGGAAAAGCTTCAGGGTCAGCATGGCAAGTTGCTTGAGGAGATCACAGAATACCTTCGCATCCTTTCGGACGAAGCCAACATTCGCGCGATCATCAAGGACGACCTTCTGGAGATCCGCAACAAGTTCGCGGACGATCGTCGCACGTTGCTTTCGACGGAAGAGATCGGCAACATCGATCTTGAGGAGTTGATCGAAGAAGAGAACATGGTCGTTTCGATAAGCCATCGCGGCTACATCAAACGGACTCCTGTTAGCACTTACAAAATTCAGGGCCGCGGCGGCACGGGACTCAAGGGTGCCTCGACGGACGAAGAAGATCCAATCGAGCACGTGTTCGCGGCCAGCACGCATGACTACTTGCTGTTCTTTACAAGCAAGGGGCAAGTGCATTGGCTGAAGGTTCATCAACTGCCACAACTGTCTCGCGAGAGCCGCGGTCGCGCGATCGTGAATCTGATTTCGCTGGACAAAGACGAAACGGTCGCGGCGTGCCGGGCGATCCGTGACTTCACGGCAGAGAATCATTACTTGATGATGTGTACATCGAAGGGCTTGGTGAAAAAGACCGAGCTTTCGAAGTACGGTCGACCGCGAGCCGGCGGGATCATCGCGATCAAACTACGTGACGATGACAAGTTGATCGACGCGATTGTGACTCGCAAGGACGACGAAATCCTGCTGTGCACGACTGACGGCATGGCAATTCGATTCTCGGAATCTGACGCCCGTCCGATGGGTCGAAACACAAGCGGCGTGAAAGGCATTTCGCTGTCCGACGGCGATGAAGTGGTCGGCATGCGAGTCGCCGATCCAACGGCGACGTTGTTGACGACCTGTGCCAAGGGTTACGGAAAACGGACTCCGTTTGGTCCGAACATTGGCGACCTTACGGACGATGGCGACGAGGCCAGCAGCTCGGCTCGCTATCGCACGCAGAAGCGTGGCGGTAAAGGTTTGCGTGACATTAAAACAACTGAGCGCAACGGAAAAGTCATCGGCATTTCTTCGGTCAACGACGATGATGAGTTGTTGTTGATGACGGCCAAGGGCAAGATCCAGCGGATCAAATGTTCGGAGATCAGCACGATCGGCCGTAACACTCAGGGCGTTCGGATCATGCGACTCAAGGACGACGACACGCTGGCGACGATCGTGCGTGTGCCTCGCGACGAGCTTGAAAACGAAGATGGCGTTGTCGAAGGACAGGTCGTTGCCGGTGCGGATGCAGCCAGCCCAAGTGCTGAAACGGCCACGCCGGAAACTGACGCTCCGCAAGCGGATGTTCAAACCGACGAAAACCAGAACGACGATCCTCAGGCTGGCGAAGGTCAGACTGACAGCGAAGAATAG